The following proteins come from a genomic window of Ursus arctos isolate Adak ecotype North America unplaced genomic scaffold, UrsArc2.0 scaffold_12, whole genome shotgun sequence:
- the DENND2D gene encoding DENN domain-containing protein 2D isoform X2, translated as MDGLGRRLRASLRLKRGRGGSLQDNLRDSGKEPERAQEHCLPAFAGGQHFFEYLLVVSLKKKSAGADYEPTITYQFPKRENLLRGQQEEEERLLGAIPLFCFPDGNEWAPLTEYPRETFSFVLTNVDGSRKIGYCRRLLPAGRGPRLPKVYCIISCLGCFGLFSKILDEVEKRHQISLAVIYPFMQGLREAAFPAPGKTVTLKSFIPDSGTEFISLTRPLDSHLEHVDFSSLLRCLRFEQILQIFASAVLERRIIFLAEGLSTLSQCIHAAAALLYPFSWAHTYIPVVPESLLDTVCCPTPFMVGVQTRFQQQVMDSPMEEVLLVNLCEGTFLMSVGDEKDILPPKLQDDILDSLGRGTNEPQTSEQLNEHVSGPFVQFFVKTVGHYASYIKREANGQGHFQERAFCKALTSKANRQFVKKFVKTQLFSLFIQEAEKSRNPPAGYFQQKILEYEDQKKQKKSREKTVK; from the exons ATGGACGGGCTCGGCCGCCGCCTCCGAGCCAGCCTGAGACTGAAGCGCGGCCGCGGGG GATCTCTCCAGGACAATCTGAGGGACAGCGGAAAGGAACCAGAAAGGGCCCAGGAGCACTGTCTGCCCGCCTTTGCTGGAGGGCAACACTTCTTTGAATACCTCCTCGTGGTTTCCCTCAAAAAAAAGAGTGCGGGGGCTGACTATGAGCCCACCATCACCTACCAGTTTCCCAAG CGGGAGAACCTGCTTCGGGGCcaacaggaagaggaggagcggCTGCTCGGAGCCATCCCCTTGTTCTGCTTCCCAGATGGGAATGAGTGGGCCCCGCTCACTGAGTATCCCAG GGAGACCTTCTCCTTCGTTCTGACCAACGTGGATGGGAGCAGGAAGATCGGCTACTGCAGGCGTCTCCTG cccgCCGGCCGCGGCCCTCGCCTGCCCAAGGTGTACTGCATCATAAGCTGCCTCGGCTGCTTCGGCCTGTTCTCCAAG ATCCTGGACGAGGTGGAAAAGAGGCACCAGATCTCCCTGGCGGTCATCTACCCCTTCATGCAGGGCCTCCGAGAGGCGGCCTTCCCCGCGCCTGGCAAGACCGTCACCCTCAAGAGCTTCATCCCCGACTCGGGCACGGAG TTCATCTCTCTGACGCGGCCCCTGGACTCCCACCTGGAGCACGTGGATTTCAGTTCTCTGCTGCGCTGTCTCCGCTTTGAGCAGATCCTGCAGATCTTTGCCTCTGCGGTGCTGGAGAGAAGAATCATCTTTCTGGCAGAAGGTCTCAG caccctgtctcagTGCATCCATGCTGCTGCCGCACTGCTCTACCCCTTCAGCTGGGCACACACCTACATCCCTGTTGTCCCCGAGAGCCTTCTGGACACTGTCTGCTGCCCCACTCCCTTCATGGTCGGAGTCCAAACGCGCTTTCAGCAGCAGGTCATGGATAGCCCCATGGAAGAG GTCCTGTTGGTGAATCTTTGTGAAGGAACCTTCTTAATGTCG GTTGGTGATGAAAAAGATATCCTTCCACCCAAGCTTCAGGATGACATCTTAGACTCCCTTGGTCGGGGGACCAATGAGCCACAGA CTTCAGAACAGCTCAACGAGCATGTTTCGGGCCCGTTCGTGCAGTTCTTTGTCAAGACTGTGGGCCACTATGCTTCCTATATCAAGCGGGAGGCAAACGGGCAAGGCCACTTCCAAGAACGGGCCTTCTGTAAGGCTCTGACCTCCAAGGCCAACCGCCAATTTGTGAAGAAGTTTGTGAAGACACAGCTCTTCTCCCTTTTCatccaggaagcagagaagagCAGGAACCCTCCTGCAG GCTACTTCCAACAGAAGATACTTGAATATGAGgaccagaagaaacagaagaaatcaagagaaaagacTGTGAAATAA
- the DENND2D gene encoding DENN domain-containing protein 2D isoform X1 has product MEGQVGGRMLRLFRNCLPRLRAGSLQDNLRDSGKEPERAQEHCLPAFAGGQHFFEYLLVVSLKKKSAGADYEPTITYQFPKRENLLRGQQEEEERLLGAIPLFCFPDGNEWAPLTEYPRETFSFVLTNVDGSRKIGYCRRLLPAGRGPRLPKVYCIISCLGCFGLFSKILDEVEKRHQISLAVIYPFMQGLREAAFPAPGKTVTLKSFIPDSGTEFISLTRPLDSHLEHVDFSSLLRCLRFEQILQIFASAVLERRIIFLAEGLSTLSQCIHAAAALLYPFSWAHTYIPVVPESLLDTVCCPTPFMVGVQTRFQQQVMDSPMEEVLLVNLCEGTFLMSVGDEKDILPPKLQDDILDSLGRGTNEPQTSEQLNEHVSGPFVQFFVKTVGHYASYIKREANGQGHFQERAFCKALTSKANRQFVKKFVKTQLFSLFIQEAEKSRNPPAGYFQQKILEYEDQKKQKKSREKTVK; this is encoded by the exons ATGGAAGGACAAGTGGGAGGCAGGATGCTCAGGCTCTTCCGCAACTGCCTGCCTCGACTCCGAGCAG GATCTCTCCAGGACAATCTGAGGGACAGCGGAAAGGAACCAGAAAGGGCCCAGGAGCACTGTCTGCCCGCCTTTGCTGGAGGGCAACACTTCTTTGAATACCTCCTCGTGGTTTCCCTCAAAAAAAAGAGTGCGGGGGCTGACTATGAGCCCACCATCACCTACCAGTTTCCCAAG CGGGAGAACCTGCTTCGGGGCcaacaggaagaggaggagcggCTGCTCGGAGCCATCCCCTTGTTCTGCTTCCCAGATGGGAATGAGTGGGCCCCGCTCACTGAGTATCCCAG GGAGACCTTCTCCTTCGTTCTGACCAACGTGGATGGGAGCAGGAAGATCGGCTACTGCAGGCGTCTCCTG cccgCCGGCCGCGGCCCTCGCCTGCCCAAGGTGTACTGCATCATAAGCTGCCTCGGCTGCTTCGGCCTGTTCTCCAAG ATCCTGGACGAGGTGGAAAAGAGGCACCAGATCTCCCTGGCGGTCATCTACCCCTTCATGCAGGGCCTCCGAGAGGCGGCCTTCCCCGCGCCTGGCAAGACCGTCACCCTCAAGAGCTTCATCCCCGACTCGGGCACGGAG TTCATCTCTCTGACGCGGCCCCTGGACTCCCACCTGGAGCACGTGGATTTCAGTTCTCTGCTGCGCTGTCTCCGCTTTGAGCAGATCCTGCAGATCTTTGCCTCTGCGGTGCTGGAGAGAAGAATCATCTTTCTGGCAGAAGGTCTCAG caccctgtctcagTGCATCCATGCTGCTGCCGCACTGCTCTACCCCTTCAGCTGGGCACACACCTACATCCCTGTTGTCCCCGAGAGCCTTCTGGACACTGTCTGCTGCCCCACTCCCTTCATGGTCGGAGTCCAAACGCGCTTTCAGCAGCAGGTCATGGATAGCCCCATGGAAGAG GTCCTGTTGGTGAATCTTTGTGAAGGAACCTTCTTAATGTCG GTTGGTGATGAAAAAGATATCCTTCCACCCAAGCTTCAGGATGACATCTTAGACTCCCTTGGTCGGGGGACCAATGAGCCACAGA CTTCAGAACAGCTCAACGAGCATGTTTCGGGCCCGTTCGTGCAGTTCTTTGTCAAGACTGTGGGCCACTATGCTTCCTATATCAAGCGGGAGGCAAACGGGCAAGGCCACTTCCAAGAACGGGCCTTCTGTAAGGCTCTGACCTCCAAGGCCAACCGCCAATTTGTGAAGAAGTTTGTGAAGACACAGCTCTTCTCCCTTTTCatccaggaagcagagaagagCAGGAACCCTCCTGCAG GCTACTTCCAACAGAAGATACTTGAATATGAGgaccagaagaaacagaagaaatcaagagaaaagacTGTGAAATAA